A segment of the Pyruvatibacter sp. genome:
CATAGCCGATGGCATCCAGCAGCGTGCCGATCTCTTCAAGTTCACCAACACCGGCAAGGCCTGTTTCGCTGCTGCCCACCAGAGTGCGCAGTGTACTGACGACCTTGCCGCGATCCGCATTGCCCGCGGCCACAAACGCCAGCACCGTATCGGCCTGATCGCCGCTCAGGCCCGCGCCTTTGGTGAAATCGCCGGACTCATCCTTGCGGCCATCACCCAGCAGCAACCGGACGCCGTCCGCGCCAAGCCTGTCCAGCTTGTCTATGGCACGCAGCACCGTCATGCGTTGCAGCCCGCCGTCGTCAGGTGCAACGCCGATTGTTTCCAGGACGCCGTCCAGAATCTTGCGGTTGTTGACGCGCACCACATAGTCGCCGCGCGCAATGCCGACGGCTTCCAGCGCATCTGAAACCATGGCGCACAGTTCTGCGTCGGCAGCCATTTCGGGCGTGCCCACGCTATCGGCATCACACTGGGTGAACTCGCGGAAGCGCCCTGGTCCGGGCTTTTCGTTGCGCCACACCTGGCCTGTTTGATACCGCCGATAGGGCTTTGGCAGGGCGTCGTAGTTTTCCGCCACCATACGCGCCAGCGGCGCCGTCAGGTCATAGCGCAGCGACAACCACTGGTCGTCGTCATCCTGAAAGCTGAACACACCTTCGTTGGGGCGGTCGGCATCGGGCAAAAACTTTCCCAGCGCATCCGCATATTCAAGAGCGGAGGTTTCCAGCGGGTCAAAGCCATAGGACTCATAGACGTCCATGATTGTGGTCAGCATCGAGCGGCGCGCAGCCACGTCTTCGGCGCGCAGATCGCGGAGCCCCTTGGGCTGGCGTGCCTTGGGGCGGAATTGCTTTTGCTTCTTGGCCACGGGAGGTCTGATCCGGATTTTTTTGCGGGGCGAGCGCTTTACCTACAGCACCGGCAAGGGCGGCGGCAAGCAAGGCAAACCGGGGGCTTGTGCGTTAACGCCCCGGTCACGCTCCCTAAGAGTGCCTTAATCCCGCCACAGGTCATTTACTCCGTGTTTACCAACAATGTTCATGTTTGATTCACGGATTCGGGCACATTGCACCGGTCCGCCATGAAAACATGAGGCTTGCAGGCGGTTTATGCGTTCCCAGCACAGTTCAGTACCCGTGATTCCCTCCGCGACCGCGAAAGGGCGGCTTGTCCCGCGCCCGAACGACACCTCGTTGCCTGACATCACCCCTCCTGCCAGCGGCCATCTGGCGCTTGCGCCTGCGGATGTGCGGACCCGCCGCGAGAGCGTTGGCGTGGTGTGCGACGCCCCGGCGCTGGCTCAAAAGATTGCAGCCGCACTTGATACGCGCCGCCAGCGCCCGGTTGATCTTATCCACAGCACCCCTGGGGATGGTCTGGACCAGCTCTTGCGCCCCGGTCTTACAGCCCTGGTGATCGAGCTTGATACGTCTGATGCGGCGTTGACCCGGCTGGCACGTCTGCGCGCTGTTGGACCGGACGCGCCGATCATTGTCTTGATGCATGGCATGGACGACGCCACGGCATTGTCAGCCATCGAGGCCGGAGCCAGCGAGGTTGTAGCGCTGACCGCTGCTGGTGACTTTAACGGCGCAGAGCTTGCACAGGCAGCAGCGCGCGCTTTGGCCCGCC
Coding sequences within it:
- the hisS gene encoding histidine--tRNA ligase → MAKKQKQFRPKARQPKGLRDLRAEDVAARRSMLTTIMDVYESYGFDPLETSALEYADALGKFLPDADRPNEGVFSFQDDDDQWLSLRYDLTAPLARMVAENYDALPKPYRRYQTGQVWRNEKPGPGRFREFTQCDADSVGTPEMAADAELCAMVSDALEAVGIARGDYVVRVNNRKILDGVLETIGVAPDDGGLQRMTVLRAIDKLDRLGADGVRLLLGDGRKDESGDFTKGAGLSGDQADTVLAFVAAGNADRGKVVSTLRTLVGSSETGLAGVGELEEIGTLLDAIGYGADRIAFDPAVVRGLGYYTGPVFEAELTFDAHDDSGQLIQFGSIGGGGRYDDLVSRFKGTPIPATGVSIGVDRLLSALQARGAAGGQALIPPVVVLPLDKERMADYQRMVWQLRQAGIRAELYLGGAGMRAQLKYADKRGAPVAVIQGSDEFEKGEITLKDLVLGERLSKEIEDNTTWREDQPAQVSVSAESLVEAVRDMLARPHMKA